CCCGCCAGCAGCAGCGACGCGGCGGCCACCAGCGCGGCGGCGGGCAGCAGCCTGGTCCGGGCGACTCTCATCAATGGGTCCTCTCCCCTGGAACGGGCCGGCCGCAGGGGCCGGCGGCCCCGGCCGACGCCGAGAGGGCCGAGCCTAGTCGCCGCCACCGCCGTGCTCCGTGCACCACCACCCCGTCCACCCCGCCCGGCCGATCATCACACCGCCGATCGCACCAACCCGTCACGCCGACGGCCGCGCCGGACCGAGCCGCCGCTCACGGCTTGGCGAGGCCCTCCGCCAGGTACTGCACCGCGACCCGCACCAGCCGCAGCCGTTCCCGCTCCGCCGTGTAGTCCTGCACCACGTCGGACGTCCGCACCTCCGCCCGCGCCTTCGCGTCCCGCAGCGCGGACTGCACCGCCCGCGCGGACGCCGTCCCGTCGCCGTCCCGCTTCGCCGACGCCAGCAGCAGCCGCGCCGTCACCGCCGCCGGGGCCTCCGCCGCCGCTCCGGCCAGCGCCCGCGCGTCGTACCGGCCGGACACCGCCGCGGCCGCGCCGTACAGGTCGGGACGGGCCAGGCCGGCGGCGGCCGCGCACGGGGCGCCGCCGTCCACGCCGAGCACGCTCCAGCCGCCGGGGCCGGCCGGCAGGGTGCGGAACGCCGCGCCGACCGCCGCGCGCAGCGCCGCGTCGTCCGCGACCGCCTGCGGGGCGGCCGCCACCAGGTCGCACGGGTGGCCGGTGCCGCTGGGCGCCTCGGGGGCCACCACCACGAACGGCCGGGCCTTGCCCTGCTTCACCGCCGAGGCCACCCCGTCGAACACGTCCGGCAGATCGGCGTCCGCGGTCCGCCCGGCCGTCCCGGAGTGCAGCACGATCACCGGGAACCGGGCCGCCGGGTCCTGCCCGTACTCGGCGGGCAGCCACACCCGCACCGTCCGCGCCCGCCCGTCCGGACCGGGCACCGCACCCTGCAGCAGCTCCCCGCCCGCCGAGCGGCCGACGCTGCCGAACGCCACCGCGGCCAGCGACGGAGACGGGGACGGCGAGGAGGACGCCGACGACGCCGCCCGGTCCGCACTGCCCGCCGGGGCGCTCTGCTCCGCGCCGACCGCCGCCGCGGCCTGCACCGTCCCGCTCCCCGGGCGCTCCCCCACCAGCGCCGCCACGCCGAGCGCGCTCACGCACGTCAGGCACAGCACCGCCGCCCCCGCCCGCACCAGCACCGGACGCGCCTCCGCCGCCAGCTCGTACGTCTGCGCGGCCCGCAGATCCCGCCAGCGCGCCATCGCCGACCGGGCCAGCCAACCGCCCGTCACCGCGGCGACCAGCAACAACAGGACGAGGAGCGAACGGGGCATGGGGACGCACCACCTCGGGGAAGGACCGGCCGCCGGAGGCGAACGCGTGGTCAGTGCACAGGGTGCAAGACCACGTGCCCGCTGGTCCCCGGCCCGTACGGGCGTCTCCCCACGTTCACTCGAACGAGCGAAGAGCAGACGGCCGTGGGCGGCCCCATCGGGTTCCGCCGGCCGGTACCCCGCGGCTCCGGCCGACTCGTACCGCCGGCGCCGGGGTTCAGCCCGCCCGCAGCGCCATCGTCATCGCCTCCACCGCCAGCAGCGGGTCGACGTTCCGGTCCAGCGCCCGGCGGCACGCCAGCACCGCCTCGATCCGGCGCAGCGTATTCTCCGCGGCGCCCTCCCCGGCCAGCCGCTGCAACGCCTGCCGGTGGTCCTCGTTCGCCAGCGCGCCGCCCGCGCCCATCTGCAGGGCCAGCACGTCCCGGTAGAAGCCCAGCAGGTCGCCCAGCGCCACGCCCAGCGTCTCCCGGCGGGTCCTGGTCGCCCGGCTCTTCTGCCGCTTCTCCAGCTCCTTCACCGCGCCCGCCATGCCGCGCGGCGCCCGGCTGCCCTCCGCCGCGCCGTACGCGGCCTTCAGGTCACCGGTCTCCTTGGCGTCCTGGGTCTCCGCCAGCGCCTCCGCGTCCGCCTTCGCGGTGTCCACCAGCCGCTGTGCCGCCGCCAGGCAGCCGCCCACGTCCGCCACCTCCAGCGGGATCCGCAGCACCTCGGCGCGCCGCGCCCGGGCCTGCTCGTCCACCGCGAGGCGCCGCGACCGGTCGATGTCGCCCTGGCCGGCCAGCGCCGCGATCCGGGCCGGCTCCGGCTCCACGCCGTCCCGCCGGACCAGCATGTCCGCCACCGCCTCCGCGGCGGGCGTCCGCAGCACCAGCAGCCGGCACCGTGAGCGGATCGTCGGCAGCACGTCCTGCACCGACGGCGCGCACAGCAGCCACACCGTCCGCGGCGACGGCTCCTCGACGCCCTTCAGCAGCGCGTTCGCGGCCGCCTCCGTCAACCGGTGCGCGGCGTCCACCAGGATCACCGACCAGCGGCCGCCGGTCGGGTAGCTCGCCGCCCGCAGCACCAGGTCACGCATGTCGCCGACGCCGATCGACAGGCCGTCCGTCCGCACCTGCTTCACGTCCGCATGGCTGCCCGACAGCACCGTGTGGCACCCGTCGCAGAAGCCGCAGCCGGGCGTCCCGCCCAGCTCCAGGTCCGGACTGGTGCACTGCAACGCCGCCGCGAACGCCCGCGCGGCCGTCGCCTGCCCGGCCCCCGGCGGGCCCGTGAACAGCCAGGCGTGCGTCATCAGCGAGGCGTTGCCGCCCTCGACGGCCCCGCCCCGCCCGGCCACCACACTCGCCCGGGCCGCCCGCGCCGCCGCCTGCAACTGCTCGACCACCCGGTCCTGCCCCACCAGGTCGTCCCACACACTCACGCCGCGCTCCTCCTTGCCAACACCCGCACGAGCCTAACCCCGTCCCCGGACACCACCGGCGGGCGAGCGCCACGAGAAGCGACGGGCCACGTGCGCCACCGAGCACAGCAGGGGCTCGCGGGGGTACCCCCACGAGCCCCTGAACGGTGCGGGCGCTCAGTCCTTGCGGCGGCGCCAGCCCCGCTTGGGCTGCTCGTCCGGCGCGGCGTCCGGCGCGTCATCGGCCTCCCAGCGCGCCCACTCCTCGCGGGAGCCGAGCAGGCTGTCGGTCAGGCTGGGCAGGTCGTCGAGCGGGGTCTCCTCCGCCCAGTCCGGCCGGGGCCGCAGCTCGCGGGTGCGCGCGGAGTCGTCCTCGTCGCGGAACAGGCCCTGCGGCACTCGCGCGGTGGGGTCCGCCTTGGGCAGCACCGCGGTCTCGTCGGCCGCGGGCTTCGGCAGTTCCCGGGTGGTCTCCGCCGTCGAGTCCGCACCGTCGGCCGCCTGCTCGGCGTCCTCGGTCGCCACCTCGGGCAGCACCGCGGTCTCCTCGACCTTGGGCAGCACCGCGGTCTCGTCGGCCTTCGGCAGCACCGCGGTCTCGTCGGCCGCTGCCTCCGGAGCACGCTCCGAAGCCGCCTTCGAAGCGGCCTCGGCCCGCCGCGCGGCCTCCGCCGCGAGCAGCGCTTCCTCGGCCCGCCGCCGCTGCTCCTCCCGCTGCAGCTCGCGCTGTCGCGCGAACTCGACCCGGGCGGCCTCCTCCGCGGCGGCCTTCCGCGCGGCCTCCGCCTCGGCGGCCAGCCGGACCTCCTCGGCGGCCCGCCGCTCCGCTTCCTGCTCGGCCCGGCGCGCAGCCTCCGCCTCGGCGGCGAGGCGCGCGGCCTCGGCGGCCTTGCGGGCGTTCTCGGCTTCGACGCGGGCGGCTTCCTCGGCGGCGAGGCGGTCCTTCTCGGCCTGTTCGGCGCGCAGTTCCTCGAGCAGCGCGAGGCGCCTGCGCTCCGCTTCCTCGGCGGCGAGGCGCGCGGCCTCGGCCTCGGCGGCGCGCCGGGCGGCGTCCTCGCGGGCCTTGCGCTCCTGCTCGGCCTTGGCGACCTTCTCCTGGCCGGAGAGCGGGAGTTCGCGGTCGAGCCGGTGCCGGATGGAGGTGGTGACGGCGGCGGGGGCCTGGGCGCCGTCGACGACCAGGTAGCGGGCGGGGTCGGCGGCGGCGAGCGCCAGGAAACCGGAGCGGACCCGCTGGTGGAACTCGGTGGGCTCGGACTCCAACCGGTCGAGGGCCTCGGTGAAGCGGTCGCGCGCGGCGGTCGGGTCGACGTCCAGCACCACGGTCAGGTCGGGGACCAGTCCGCCGGTGGCCCAGCGGGAGATCCGGGCGACCTCGGTGGCGGCCAGGTCGCGGCCGGCGCCCTGGTAGGCGATCGAGGAGTCCATGTACCGGTCGGTGATGACGACGGCCCCGCGCTCCAGTGCGGGCCGGATGACGTTCTCGACGTGCTCGGCCCGGTCGGCGGCGTAGATCAGCGCCTCGGCCCGGTGCGAGAGCCCGGTGTTGCCGACGTCGAGGACGAGGGCGCGCAGCCGCTGGCCGATCGGGCTGCCGCCGGGTTCGCGGGTGAGGACGACCTCGTGGCCCTTGGCGCGGATCCATTCGGCGAGGGCCTGCGCCTGGGTGGACTTGCCGGCCCCGTCGCCGCCTTCGAGGGCGATGAAGTACCCCTTGCCGGCGACCCGGTGCGGCGCGACCTCGGCCTGGCCGCGGACGGCCTGGGCGAGTTCGCGGCCGAACGGGACGACGCCGCGCTGGTCGTCGGTCTTCATCAGGACGACGGCGGCGAGCACCA
The DNA window shown above is from Streptomyces sp. TLI_171 and carries:
- a CDS encoding DNA polymerase III subunit delta' — protein: MSVWDDLVGQDRVVEQLQAAARAARASVVAGRGGAVEGGNASLMTHAWLFTGPPGAGQATAARAFAAALQCTSPDLELGGTPGCGFCDGCHTVLSGSHADVKQVRTDGLSIGVGDMRDLVLRAASYPTGGRWSVILVDAAHRLTEAAANALLKGVEEPSPRTVWLLCAPSVQDVLPTIRSRCRLLVLRTPAAEAVADMLVRRDGVEPEPARIAALAGQGDIDRSRRLAVDEQARARRAEVLRIPLEVADVGGCLAAAQRLVDTAKADAEALAETQDAKETGDLKAAYGAAEGSRAPRGMAGAVKELEKRQKSRATRTRRETLGVALGDLLGFYRDVLALQMGAGGALANEDHRQALQRLAGEGAAENTLRRIEAVLACRRALDRNVDPLLAVEAMTMALRAG
- the tmk gene encoding dTMP kinase, translating into MTSEELPPTARTAAPDLPEVAPAGTPGERARALLRLRPYRKLWTTQLLGGTADRLALLVFVPLTVIAAALGGQLGHGYRALALSVAALFAARLLATGLVGAALLGPVHALVGGRIDRRWALLGADLFRALLIGLAPWWAIWSAGSATWVLLGSVFLAGVAERIWTIGKAAAVPGLLAVPEQPGPPSAASLDAVRTLDLRTGWAALPLAAGGLVALTLVNNVLAALGLDWLRAHQLVVAAVGTAALFVVNAALLYFQELPAGATAVPRSPLQGLRAPTDATPGAALKKGRTGSAPYFTFSIAAAYASMAGVAALGLLTAGEHLAGPIGYGLLVLAAAGTPALGIRLSRATLPGLSRRRLLALGLVTSGVALILAGLVLDFVLVLLFTVVAGLSAGVVIATGRGLLAQEIEEIRLGKVTEHLYAVLRAVVGGALIGMPLLAAAYGQVTLGEIRTGSFTFIHGGAALAVSTAGLLTLVLAAVVLMKTDDQRGVVPFGRELAQAVRGQAEVAPHRVAGKGYFIALEGGDGAGKSTQAQALAEWIRAKGHEVVLTREPGGSPIGQRLRALVLDVGNTGLSHRAEALIYAADRAEHVENVIRPALERGAVVITDRYMDSSIAYQGAGRDLAATEVARISRWATGGLVPDLTVVLDVDPTAARDRFTEALDRLESEPTEFHQRVRSGFLALAAADPARYLVVDGAQAPAAVTTSIRHRLDRELPLSGQEKVAKAEQERKAREDAARRAAEAEAARLAAEEAERRRLALLEELRAEQAEKDRLAAEEAARVEAENARKAAEAARLAAEAEAARRAEQEAERRAAEEVRLAAEAEAARKAAAEEAARVEFARQRELQREEQRRRAEEALLAAEAARRAEAASKAASERAPEAAADETAVLPKADETAVLPKVEETAVLPEVATEDAEQAADGADSTAETTRELPKPAADETAVLPKADPTARVPQGLFRDEDDSARTRELRPRPDWAEETPLDDLPSLTDSLLGSREEWARWEADDAPDAAPDEQPKRGWRRRKD